A segment of the Gossypium hirsutum isolate 1008001.06 chromosome D10, Gossypium_hirsutum_v2.1, whole genome shotgun sequence genome:
atcatttgaactTTGACAGAAAAATGGAAGGCTGTGTGGCAACTGAACTAAGATTAGGGTTGCCGGGAACTGATAATGTTAGAAACAAGAAGCGGCCATTGCAGGAGGCTGACGAAGAATGTGGAGCAAATGGAAAATCTGATGCTCAAGATGAAACTGCCCCTCCTGCCAAGTAAGTTATTTGGTTTTAACAATTGTATTATGACATACAAAAGTAGATAGAAACTAATGGTTGTTTTGATGTATATTTTGCCACATGCAGAGCACAAATAGTGGGGTGGCCACCCATCAGGTCCTATAGAAAGAAAAACATTCAGGCAAAGAAGAATGACAGTGAGGGTCCTGGGATTTACATTAAAGTAGGCATGGATGGAGCACCATACCTAAGAAAGATTGACCTCAAAGTTTACTCCGGGTACCCGGACCTCTTGCAGGCTTTAGAGAACATGTTCAAGTTTACCATAGGTAAGAATATACCTTTTGTCGTTATATAACATGCATACATAGTGCGAAATGGTGATGAATTTTGTCAAAAATGACCTTGGAAATCATCAAGTTCTTTCAGGGAAGTACTCGGAAAGAGAAGGCTACAAAGGTTCAGATTATGCACCTACGTATGAAGACAAAGATGGAGACTGGATGCTAGTAGGAGATGATCCCTGGGAGTAAGTCTCTCTAtgacatgtgtatatataaatatacatatatctgTATGTATGTATTTTGTGCAATTTACAAGGCTATCCTTTTATGTTTTGCAGAATGTTCATCACATCATGCAAGAGACTAAGAATCATGAAAGGTTCAGAAGCCAGGGGCTTAGGTTGTGGTGtatgagaaaattaaaaaaaaaaatgcaCAGAGATGAGTAAATCTTTGAGGTTGGGTTCTCAAAAGGAGATTTTAGGATCTGATTATCAGTCTCCTCAATAGGTAGTGTCGGTTCATGACTGGGAAAGTTTAGAACAGATAATATAGAGTGAAGTTACATTTTCGTATTTTCTCACACGTTTTGTCTGAAAAAAACAGATGATTTATATTTTGGTGGTCTTATCATCTGTAATGTTAATGTGTTTTGTTATTATACCTATCAAAATCAAACTTGGATACAAGGAAAGTGTATGGATATAGTTTTGCTTctgtaatattattattaatttgacACAAAGGAAAACAAAGTTGTATATCAGTTGTGTTTGTGCATAATTGAACTTGTCTTCGTGTgtgcattgttttttttttttcataaataaattgtgCCATCAACTATTCTTTTGTCttcttattcctttttttttagttaaaactgCATAAAAAAAGGATCAAAGCAGATCAGTGATTTCCATAATTAGGGAAAGTCAAATATctgaattagggatttaaataTTCGGGGTACTAAAATGATATTTAGagaatattttgtaattttggcTGTCGAACTTTCGTTATTCATATCGGATATTTATCACAAACAATATggttgaaaaaaattatgaaataaattttgttttaatataaatttcttagatacttttcttaatttgttttttttttctatttcttatccaattattttttttctaatttggtatctaaacttgacatttttttaaaatttggtacctaaatatTTTTGCTCTAATTTAGCAACTAAATTTGTCAAACATTATATAAATTACTTTaatatactaacaatgttattttttatgaggtatcaaaaataatcaatgtatgaATAACATGGGATAGATgacatgaaattttatttttgtattttgaatattcaattacttttagtttaattttttaatttaatataatgaatttcttttattttaagtttttaaaactcTTGTTTTCTTGCTTAATATCAATTCGTTAAGCataacttaaattataattttaacacAATTTTTTATACTAATGAATATTTTGTGGAATTGAGGGCTTTTTTAAGATTAAGTCTCACCTTTAGAACAAccaccacaaaaaaaaaaaagaaagaaattcacTTGCatgtaaaacaaataaaatataatgttgtgtttgtttcactgaaaacaTCTTCAGGaaaatgatttctagaaaatggattattt
Coding sequences within it:
- the LOC107933441 gene encoding auxin-responsive protein IAA4 isoform X1, whose protein sequence is MEGCVATELRLGLPGTDNVRNKKRPLQEADEECGANGKSDAQDETAPPAKAQIVGWPPIRSYRKKNIQAKKNDSEGPGIYIKVGMDGAPYLRKIDLKVYSGYPDLLQALENMFKFTIVLSGKYSEREGYKGSDYAPTYEDKDGDWMLVGDDPWEMFITSCKRLRIMKGSEARGLGCGV
- the LOC107933441 gene encoding auxin-responsive protein IAA4 isoform X2, which encodes MEGCVATELRLGLPGTDNVRNKKRPLQEADEECGANGKSDAQDETAPPAKAQIVGWPPIRSYRKKNIQAKKNDSEGPGIYIKVGMDGAPYLRKIDLKVYSGYPDLLQALENMFKFTIGKYSEREGYKGSDYAPTYEDKDGDWMLVGDDPWEMFITSCKRLRIMKGSEARGLGCGV